The genomic stretch TTTGCGATCATGAGAGATTCGGTCGGCGTCAGTTTCCCTTCCTTGGCGCTGCGCTCGGCGAGCAAAATGATCTCCTCTTCGTGCGATGCCTCCTGCGGTGCTCCTTTGATGAAGAGTCGGACCGAGAGGTTGCAGAGGTAAGTGACGGGTTTGAGCACCCGACGAAGAAGCATCAAGGGAACCGCCACGTACGGTTGGAGTGCGGTTCGGTGGGAGACGCCGAGATTCTTCGGGATCACCTCCGAGAAGATGAGAATCGCGAGCGTGAGTCCGCCCGAGACCCACGCGAGCCATACGGATCCGAAGAGTTTGGCGGCAAGACCACCCACAATCGTCGCGCCGAGAGTATTCGCGATCGTGTTGAGGGTGAGGATCGCGGAGATGGTCTCGCCGATCTCGGTCTTGAGTTTTTCCAGAACCAATCCGCGTTTCGGGAGTCGTTTCTTCAGGCTTTCGACGTCCGCCACGGTGGTGCTGAGGATCATCGCCTCCATCATGGAGCAGAGAAACGAGACCCCGAGGGTGAAGGCGACTGCAGCTATGAATGCGGTCACGACCGAACCTCCCTCACCGAAACGTTCGAGGCGCGCGCATGCGCTGCCGGAGGTTCGCCGCTGGGTTCGTCGCTGCTGGTCGTGCTCATGTGAAGGGTCGGACTATCGGCGATCGCTCCGGATTGGCAAGTTCGCCCGGTCGGAGCGGGGTCGAGTTCACGGCCTCGAAACGCGCTCGGGCCGCAGTGAAATGCGGCGAATCGGAAGGAGTCGGGAAGGATCTTGCGGGCGCGGTTCGGGGCGACGTATTTCTCGCGGGTGCCAGTCTTGCGCCGAACCCGACTTCACGCTTTTCACGCCGCCCGAGGTGGCCGCTTCGTGGACTTCGCCGGTTGGGAGATGCCCGTGCAGTACAAGAGCATCCTCGAGGAG from Opitutales bacterium ASA1 encodes the following:
- a CDS encoding hemolysin family protein, with protein sequence MTAFIAAVAFTLGVSFLCSMMEAMILSTTVADVESLKKRLPKRGLVLEKLKTEIGETISAILTLNTIANTLGATIVGGLAAKLFGSVWLAWVSGGLTLAILIFSEVIPKNLGVSHRTALQPYVAVPLMLLRRVLKPVTYLCNLSVRLFIKGAPQEASHEEEIILLAERSAKEGKLTPTESLMIANALTLDDVRVAELMTPRTVVTALEKTMSVADTFREFKTIPFARIPVYSETIDNVVGLVRRRDLLKAAANDQDDTMVGQLAQEVHFVPETVSAAAALQICLKTHQQLLVVVDEFGSVAGVITMEDIMEHILGKEIFEKDDVAVDMRELARSRRLRGASWSPASTPADPQRR